The genomic interval CATATTCATTAATAATTGCCACATCCACAAATGGAAATTGAGTTAAAACCTCTTCTGCCTTTGCTGTAATATGCGCACCTTTTACAATAATTTTCAAATCTGGTTTCAACTGTCGAGCTTGCATACAAATTGCCATATCACTCAATAAAGTTGGCGTAGTCACACTAACAATTAAATAATCTGGCTGGAATTCTTTTAAATCTTTTTTAAATCTGGCCAGCCCATCAACATACGCCTGATAGTCCCCTATTTTTGTTTGCCAATCATACCTCAAAAAGGCGGTGGCCATATAGGCCAAGTCCAAAGGCATACGTAAACTGGAAGTCAATCCACGAACAGGGACCTGACAACGATCATCTCGGATGTAAACACCCGTTGGTGGATTGATTAGTAAAACTTTTGACATTAAAAATTTAAGATTAATAAAAAGGTAACGACGAACAAGGAGAGGAGGAACCAGGCCGGCCGCCAGGCCTCTCAATGGGGAGGGTGGGTGGGATGACTGGTTTTAGTGAGTGGAAACTAATGCGTCAATTTTTAGAAACATGTAATTTGAACTTGTCCCACTATAATGAGATAGGGTGAAAGTTGTCATTTACTGTTTACCACAATAAACAAATGTTCCAACGGATAACCAATAAACGGCTTTTTCACAGCTTCAACTTTATAATTACAGTTAAGTTTAGTTAAGAGTTCATTCCACTGTTTTTTATTTTTAAAATTAAGAGGTACTGGCATTTGCGGACGATGGAACCAGTTAATCCCCTTGTCAATCAAACGCGCCCAAAAATTTCCCTGCATTTCAAAAATCAAAACTGTTTCTGCCACTCGTAAAGATTCTGCAATTAATTTTTCAATACATTCAGTATGATGCAGAACATCATTAAACATAGCGACTTTAAACTGTTTGTCCGGAAATGGCAATTTTTCAAGATCAGTCATTTTTTTGAATTCAATTTTCTTTTTTAAATACTGATCAATATCCGTACCAACTAATTTTATTTCAAACTTATTAAGAAAATAGTCAGACACTTCCCCATTCCCACAACCAATATCTAAAACATCCACACCTGAAGCTAGGTATGGTTTATACAATTTGGCTATCATTTTTGCTCTATATTTAGTCAATAACATTTTTCTCGAACAGAATTAATTCTACTTTCTGAACCGCTTCACTATTATCAGGAAAGTAATAGTATTTTACAGGATTTAAATTTTCTTTCAAATAATTCACTAAGTAACCAGACGGATCTTGGACCCCCGAGCTCTGTGGTAAATAATTAAAAAACCAAACCCGTTGATTATTTTCAATTAAACCTTGAACTAATCCCACATTTTCTTCAGTCATCACATTGTAATCCCAGTAACGCCAACGTTGATCAGCCGTGGCCAAATTATTTTCATACGGCATAAACAGTTCAACTTCTGAATCGCCATGATAATAATGTGGTAATGATAAATCATTAAAGTGATCCGTTAGAATCAAATCACCAGGTTGTTCATTTTGTTCAATAAACTCATAAGCACTGGGTGCATAAAATAAAAACTGGTCCTGAATTGAAGTTGCCCGATTAGCATTAACAGTTATTGAAAAGAGAATCATGATTAATATGAACGCTCCTATTTTGAGCAACAAGTTTTTAATTTGAAACAATGCACTGGCGATAAATATTACTACCGGAATAGTAAAAATTATAAAATACTTGGGCACATAAACCCATTTTAGAATTGCTAAACCAACATAACCTCCCAAAATTAGAAAAAACAGAAAACGCATTTTCCTCTCTGACCAGAAATAAGCAGTTATTGACACCAAAAGCAGAAATACGAAACCGCCCAGCAATAAAGAATAATCGGCCAA from Candidatus Falkowbacteria bacterium carries:
- a CDS encoding class I SAM-dependent methyltransferase, producing MIAKLYKPYLASGVDVLDIGCGNGEVSDYFLNKFEIKLVGTDIDQYLKKKIEFKKMTDLEKLPFPDKQFKVAMFNDVLHHTECIEKLIAESLRVAETVLIFEMQGNFWARLIDKGINWFHRPQMPVPLNFKNKKQWNELLTKLNCNYKVEAVKKPFIGYPLEHLFIVVNSK